A stretch of the Vibrio aquimaris genome encodes the following:
- a CDS encoding tRNA-dependent cyclodipeptide synthase, with product MNELAVEKSDHLTKRKRYKTEVSRVFPCERRSNFHQLESCFLGISLSNHHFTPLKLEAVLKWISKRFDSCSLLVGDSIHRLNLARQSSDSEQECLEQALAMGREYIEQAEEIISRLNLPTSFQFVRCSEVQRTDLYKDYYQSLKELYNTDLDFRNSVISSAIQFQKVEPKSFEQAEECPQIQSSIQYFLEEFAIFACLYDQNLPVMLYPGAFTILDEVVGGQHPEAPSALRELIIVSLRFKSLGSMV from the coding sequence ATGAATGAATTAGCAGTAGAAAAGAGCGATCACTTAACGAAGAGGAAGCGCTACAAAACAGAGGTTTCTCGCGTTTTTCCCTGTGAAAGGCGTAGTAATTTTCATCAATTAGAGAGCTGTTTTCTTGGTATTAGCCTAAGTAATCATCACTTCACCCCATTAAAGCTTGAAGCTGTCCTAAAGTGGATATCTAAACGATTTGACTCTTGCAGCTTATTGGTCGGTGACAGTATTCATCGCTTAAATCTTGCTCGTCAGTCCTCTGACTCTGAACAAGAGTGTTTAGAGCAAGCTTTGGCTATGGGGCGAGAGTATATTGAACAGGCAGAGGAAATCATTAGCAGGCTTAATTTGCCAACCAGCTTTCAGTTTGTTCGATGTTCAGAAGTCCAAAGAACGGATTTATATAAAGACTATTACCAGAGCTTAAAAGAACTTTACAATACAGATTTGGATTTTAGAAACTCAGTTATTTCATCTGCTATTCAGTTTCAGAAAGTCGAACCTAAATCGTTTGAGCAAGCAGAAGAATGTCCGCAGATACAAAGCTCTATTCAGTACTTTTTAGAGGAGTTTGCGATATTTGCATGCTTATATGATCAGAATTTACCCGTTATGTTATACCCAGGGGCATTTACTATTCTTGATGAAGTAGTCGGCGGTCAACACCCAGAAGCTCCCTCTGCTCTGCGTGAGCTAATAATAGTATCTCTAAGATTTAAAAGCCTTGGTTCTATGGTATAG
- a CDS encoding DUF445 domain-containing protein, translating into MNKSLLTNLLALALLAAGYQTDNSIAYYAGLFAFSGAITNWLAIHMLFEKVPGLYGSGVIPARFEEFKAAIKNLMMEQFFTEQNIDRFLNKEMSGGKSLKLEPILEKVDFNPTFDSLVSVIANSSFGGALAMFGGTEALQPLKAPFVEKMQQAVVEISQSDAVKEALKDQLESPAMMEEIQANIENIIDQRLNELTPKLVKEIVQKMIKQHLGWLVVWGGVFGGLIGIASSFIA; encoded by the coding sequence ATGAACAAAAGCTTACTGACTAATCTACTCGCACTGGCTTTGTTAGCGGCCGGCTACCAAACAGACAATTCGATTGCTTACTATGCAGGGTTATTCGCTTTCTCCGGCGCTATTACCAACTGGCTAGCCATCCACATGCTGTTTGAAAAAGTCCCAGGCCTGTACGGTTCAGGCGTTATTCCAGCCAGATTCGAGGAATTTAAAGCCGCAATCAAAAACCTCATGATGGAGCAGTTTTTTACCGAGCAAAACATCGACCGTTTTCTTAATAAAGAAATGTCGGGAGGTAAAAGCCTAAAACTAGAGCCGATTCTGGAAAAAGTCGACTTTAACCCAACTTTTGACTCTTTAGTTAGCGTGATTGCCAACTCTTCGTTTGGCGGTGCCTTGGCCATGTTCGGCGGCACTGAAGCACTCCAGCCACTAAAAGCACCATTTGTCGAAAAAATGCAGCAAGCTGTGGTTGAGATCAGCCAAAGTGATGCCGTAAAAGAAGCGCTCAAAGATCAATTAGAATCGCCCGCAATGATGGAAGAAATTCAAGCCAACATTGAAAATATCATTGATCAAAGACTTAATGAATTAACGCCAAAACTGGTTAAAGAAATCGTGCAGAAAATGATTAAGCAGCACCTAGGGTGGCTTGTAGTTTGGGGCGGTGTGTTTGGCGGCCTGATTGGCATCGCGTCTTCGTTTATTGCCTAA
- a CDS encoding Lrp/AsnC family transcriptional regulator: protein MSLDRIDREILRILNLKGRLPVVELAKSVNLTTSPCSDRVKRLEKEGYIKGYHAELNPEKLGLDVQVFIHIRLDQTSFSIFDKFAKAVEDMPEIEECYSLSGDFDTMIKVRVKDMKAYQDFMSSKLGSLPGVIQTRSEVVIEEHKTSFGINADLIMTL from the coding sequence ATGAGCTTAGATAGAATCGATCGAGAGATCTTGCGTATCTTAAACCTCAAGGGTCGACTTCCTGTTGTGGAACTGGCTAAGTCGGTCAATTTGACGACCTCCCCTTGCTCAGACCGTGTAAAACGCCTAGAAAAAGAAGGCTATATAAAAGGCTATCACGCAGAGCTGAACCCAGAGAAACTTGGATTAGACGTTCAGGTGTTTATTCATATTCGCCTTGATCAGACGAGCTTTTCGATTTTTGATAAGTTTGCCAAAGCGGTTGAAGACATGCCAGAAATAGAGGAATGTTACTCTCTGTCTGGTGATTTCGACACCATGATTAAAGTTCGTGTCAAAGATATGAAAGCGTATCAGGATTTTATGTCGAGCAAGCTTGGTTCACTACCTGGTGTGATTCAAACCCGCAGCGAAGTGGTAATTGAAGAGCATAAAACCAGCTTCGGCATCAACGCCGATTTGATCATGACGTTATAA